The following are encoded together in the Streptomyces sp. NBC_00358 genome:
- a CDS encoding YciI family protein, which produces MKYLVMVQGTQADYEGMRGKASGRAPAWNETELQAMYAYMGAISDDLSESGELVDAQGLTDPAQTRLVARGPDGKAVITDGPYSETKELMAGYWVVDCASLERVTEIAERVTRCPGPDGLTEYPVVIRRIQDDARDL; this is translated from the coding sequence ATGAAGTACCTGGTGATGGTGCAGGGCACGCAGGCCGACTACGAGGGCATGCGAGGCAAGGCGTCCGGGCGCGCGCCGGCCTGGAACGAGACGGAGCTGCAGGCCATGTACGCCTACATGGGCGCGATCAGCGACGACCTCTCCGAATCCGGGGAGCTGGTCGACGCGCAGGGGCTGACCGATCCCGCCCAGACCCGCCTGGTGGCCCGCGGCCCGGACGGCAAGGCCGTGATCACCGACGGCCCGTACAGCGAGACCAAGGAGCTGATGGCCGGCTACTGGGTGGTCGACTGCGCGAGCCTGGAACGGGTCACCGAGATCGCCGAACGCGTCACCCGCTGCCCGGGCCCCGACGGGCTCACCGAGTACCCGGTGGTCATCCGGCGCATCCAGGACGACGCCCGGGACCTCTGA
- a CDS encoding VOC family protein produces the protein MTTRPVIRWTHVFVDRPTADLGPALGFWTAVTGTKVSEPRGVQGEFVTLLPGAGDPYVKAQGVGDGAGGAHLDLSVEDVPALVESALRLGADVVSGHDGWAVLRSPGGQLFCAVPWNGESARPPVVEGPGGTTSRLDQVSIDLAPGAHAAEITFWSELTGWESHPGALPEFHLIRPPAGLPLRILLQRLGTDRPASAHLDLACSDVEAVREGHEALGATTVGRGARWTVMRDPVGGTYCLTGRDPVTGSLP, from the coding sequence ATGACGACACGACCGGTCATCCGGTGGACCCATGTCTTCGTCGACCGGCCGACGGCGGATCTCGGGCCGGCCCTCGGCTTCTGGACGGCGGTCACCGGCACGAAGGTCTCCGAACCACGCGGTGTACAGGGCGAGTTCGTGACGCTGCTGCCCGGCGCGGGGGATCCGTACGTGAAGGCGCAGGGCGTCGGGGACGGCGCCGGGGGCGCACATCTCGACCTGTCCGTGGAGGACGTGCCGGCCCTGGTGGAGTCGGCGCTGCGGCTGGGTGCCGATGTCGTCTCGGGGCACGACGGATGGGCCGTACTGCGGTCCCCCGGAGGGCAGTTGTTCTGCGCGGTGCCCTGGAACGGGGAGTCCGCGCGGCCCCCGGTGGTCGAGGGACCGGGCGGTACGACGAGCCGGCTCGACCAGGTGAGCATCGACCTGGCACCGGGCGCGCACGCCGCCGAGATCACCTTCTGGAGCGAGCTCACCGGGTGGGAGTCCCACCCCGGCGCCCTCCCGGAGTTCCACCTGATCAGGCCGCCCGCCGGGCTGCCGCTGCGCATCCTGCTGCAGCGCCTCGGCACCGACCGCCCCGCCTCCGCCCACCTGGACCTCGCCTGCTCGGACGTCGAGGCGGTCCGGGAGGGTCACGAAGCCCTCGGAGCGACAACGGTCGGCCGGGGTGCGCGCTGGACGGTGATGCGGGACCCCGTCGGCGGCACCTACTGCCTGACCGGCCGCGATCCCGTGACGGGCAGCCTGCCCTAG
- a CDS encoding DUF2254 family protein: protein MNALAGAGRGTSVRTGHAAFRRRRRLRAGLLQLLFIAVGLGLGLLVPEFTRGPVLPSRQVAEMLLATGFGVLGAATVIFSVLFLVVQWAATTFTPRLTLFRDAPIVWRTFAFAVGLTVFCATAALTIANRDEVSVVVPISAGVLLLLLLTLLRNLLLQAVSAIQLAPVLGSVTERGRRNLDALYPDARRDPGNAGEAGDSGDLSEPDGPDGPGGPGGPRATVRWPGGAAVLQRVDESLLAGAARAADAVVVLRVTPGTTVQHGTAVAEVYGGELAASAVLRGLETGAERVFDQDPGLAFRLLADIALRALSPAVNDPATAVQALDAVEDLLGRPVPARARSREVADRGGALRVVVPLPGWDDFLRTALDDVIPAARNSPMVLIRLRTLLENLRGTHGGAPLTRRLTWVDEELGTRFPGLRDALAKEGEGHHRRDGHGEPREREERA, encoded by the coding sequence ATGAACGCTCTCGCGGGAGCCGGCCGGGGTACGTCCGTCCGCACCGGCCACGCCGCGTTCCGCCGTCGGCGGCGGTTGCGCGCGGGTCTCCTCCAACTGCTGTTCATCGCCGTCGGACTGGGCCTCGGCCTGCTCGTCCCGGAGTTCACCCGTGGACCCGTGCTGCCCTCCCGCCAGGTGGCCGAGATGCTGCTCGCGACGGGCTTCGGGGTGCTCGGCGCGGCCACCGTCATCTTCTCCGTGCTGTTCCTGGTGGTGCAGTGGGCGGCCACCACCTTCACCCCGCGGCTCACCCTTTTCCGGGACGCGCCGATCGTGTGGCGGACGTTCGCCTTCGCCGTCGGGCTGACCGTCTTCTGCGCCACGGCGGCCCTGACCATCGCCAACCGCGACGAGGTCTCGGTGGTCGTGCCGATCAGCGCGGGCGTCCTGCTGCTCCTGCTGTTGACGCTGCTGCGCAACCTCCTGCTGCAGGCCGTCTCCGCGATCCAACTGGCCCCGGTACTCGGCTCCGTCACGGAACGGGGCCGGCGCAACCTCGACGCCCTCTACCCGGACGCCCGGCGAGACCCGGGCAACGCGGGAGAGGCGGGAGACTCGGGAGACCTGTCCGAGCCGGACGGGCCGGACGGGCCGGGCGGGCCGGGCGGGCCGCGGGCGACGGTCCGATGGCCGGGCGGCGCCGCAGTGCTGCAACGCGTGGACGAGAGCCTGCTGGCGGGCGCGGCCCGGGCGGCGGACGCGGTCGTCGTGCTCCGGGTGACCCCCGGGACCACCGTGCAGCACGGCACCGCCGTCGCCGAGGTGTACGGCGGTGAACTGGCCGCCTCCGCCGTGCTGCGCGGCCTGGAGACCGGCGCCGAACGGGTCTTCGACCAGGACCCGGGACTCGCCTTCCGGCTGCTCGCCGACATCGCGCTCAGGGCGCTGTCCCCAGCGGTCAACGACCCCGCCACGGCGGTCCAGGCACTGGACGCCGTGGAGGATCTGCTGGGCCGGCCGGTCCCGGCGCGGGCCCGGTCCCGCGAGGTCGCCGACCGCGGGGGCGCCTTGCGCGTGGTCGTCCCGCTGCCGGGCTGGGACGACTTCCTGCGGACCGCTCTCGACGACGTGATCCCGGCAGCCCGGAACTCCCCGATGGTCCTGATCCGCCTCCGGACACTCCTGGAGAACCTGCGCGGGACACACGGCGGGGCGCCCCTCACCAGGCGGCTGACCTGGGTGGACGAGGAACTCGGCACCCGGTTCCCCGGCCTCCGGGACGCCCTCGCGAAGGAGGGCGAGGGCCATCACCGGCGCGACGGGCACGGGGAGCCGCGGGAACGCGAGGAGCGAGCGTGA
- a CDS encoding VOC family protein produces the protein MDLKLSQCFISVDDHDKALAFYRDVLGLEVRGDVGFEGMRWVTVGSPLQPDVEIVLEPPAADPDASPADKQAMAELLAKGMLRGVIFSTTDCDELFERVRASGAEVLQEPADQPYGVRDCAFRDPAGNLLRFGQKRATD, from the coding sequence ATGGATCTGAAACTCTCCCAGTGCTTCATCTCCGTCGACGACCACGACAAGGCGCTCGCCTTCTACCGTGACGTACTGGGCCTGGAGGTCCGGGGCGACGTCGGGTTCGAGGGAATGCGGTGGGTCACCGTCGGCTCGCCGCTCCAGCCGGACGTGGAGATCGTCCTGGAGCCCCCGGCGGCCGACCCGGACGCCTCGCCCGCGGACAAGCAGGCCATGGCCGAACTGCTGGCCAAGGGGATGCTGCGTGGTGTGATCTTCTCGACGACCGACTGCGACGAGCTCTTCGAGCGCGTCCGCGCCTCGGGCGCCGAGGTTCTGCAGGAGCCCGCGGACCAGCCGTACGGCGTGCGGGACTGCGCCTTCCGCGACCCGGCGGGCAACCTCCTGCGCTTCGGCCAGAAGCGCGCCACCGACTGA
- a CDS encoding SHOCT domain-containing protein has product MNGSTLNLAADYPLLNVFWTTMWFFLWILWFMLLFRVIGDIFRDDALSGWGKSGWCVFVVILPFLGIFVYLIARGRGMGEREMKRIQKNQEDMNSYIRETAGTSGKADELAKLADLKSHGHITAEEFEQAKAKVLAA; this is encoded by the coding sequence ATGAACGGCTCGACGCTCAATCTGGCAGCGGACTACCCCCTGCTGAACGTCTTCTGGACCACGATGTGGTTCTTCCTCTGGATCCTCTGGTTCATGCTGCTCTTCCGCGTCATCGGGGACATCTTCCGCGATGACGCGCTGAGCGGCTGGGGCAAGTCGGGCTGGTGCGTCTTCGTCGTCATCCTGCCCTTCCTGGGCATCTTCGTGTACCTGATCGCACGGGGTCGCGGAATGGGTGAGCGCGAGATGAAGCGCATCCAGAAGAACCAGGAGGACATGAACTCCTACATCCGCGAGACCGCCGGGACCTCCGGCAAGGCCGACGAACTGGCCAAGCTCGCGGACCTCAAGAGCCACGGTCACATCACGGCCGAGGAGTTCGAGCAGGCCAAGGCCAAGGTCCTCGCCGCCTGA
- a CDS encoding N-acetylmuramoyl-L-alanine amidase, with amino-acid sequence MASPMSAGSFLDRIREEGVHVVEVGDWEHHNRNHKGPWGPVHGVMIHHTVTSGTELTVGLCRQGREDLPGPLCHGVITKDGVLHLVGYGRANHAGLGDDDVLRAVIAEKALPHDNEANTDGNRHFYGFECENLGNGKDPWPEAQLVAIAKVSAAICRFHGWTERSVIGHLEWQPGKVDPRGFTMDFLRGRVRELLK; translated from the coding sequence ATGGCATCGCCCATGTCCGCGGGCAGTTTCCTGGACCGGATCAGGGAGGAAGGCGTCCATGTCGTCGAGGTCGGCGACTGGGAGCACCACAACCGCAATCACAAGGGCCCCTGGGGCCCGGTGCACGGGGTGATGATCCACCACACGGTGACCTCGGGGACCGAGCTGACGGTCGGACTCTGCCGCCAGGGCCGCGAGGACCTGCCCGGACCGCTGTGCCACGGTGTCATCACGAAGGACGGCGTCCTCCATCTGGTCGGCTACGGCCGCGCCAACCACGCGGGCCTCGGCGACGACGACGTGCTGCGCGCCGTGATCGCCGAGAAGGCGCTTCCGCACGACAACGAGGCGAACACCGACGGCAACCGCCACTTCTACGGCTTCGAGTGCGAGAACCTCGGCAACGGCAAGGACCCGTGGCCCGAGGCCCAGCTCGTTGCCATCGCCAAGGTCTCCGCCGCGATCTGCCGGTTCCACGGGTGGACGGAGCGGTCGGTCATCGGGCACCTGGAGTGGCAGCCGGGAAAGGTGGACCCGCGCGGATTCACGATGGACTTCCTGCGGGGGCGGGTCCGCGAGCTGCTGAAGTGA
- a CDS encoding GNAT family N-acetyltransferase, protein MGVAIRVAGERDRELVVRLLDEAFQDDPVSTWVFPDPAHRRVTHPGLMAAFTDVVLAEGRIDLAEDGSACALWLSVPAGNHDGEGQDAGGADDEDGPAQLRAAVDPDNERVELIGRLTADVHPEGRAHEYLWMIAVAPERQGEGLGGALIEAVLDRCDREGRAAYLEASNARSRALYERLGFALAGHPLDLPDGPRMWPMWREPRPGRGIRTGPRTEA, encoded by the coding sequence ATGGGTGTGGCGATCAGGGTGGCGGGCGAGAGGGACCGGGAGCTGGTCGTCCGGCTGCTGGACGAGGCGTTCCAGGACGATCCGGTGAGCACCTGGGTCTTCCCGGACCCGGCGCACCGCCGCGTGACGCATCCCGGGCTGATGGCCGCGTTCACCGACGTGGTGCTCGCCGAGGGGCGCATCGACCTGGCCGAGGACGGTTCGGCGTGCGCCCTGTGGCTGTCCGTCCCCGCCGGGAACCACGACGGCGAGGGCCAGGACGCAGGCGGGGCTGACGACGAGGACGGCCCCGCGCAGTTGCGCGCGGCGGTCGACCCCGACAACGAACGGGTCGAGCTGATCGGCCGGCTGACGGCCGACGTCCACCCGGAGGGACGCGCCCACGAATACCTGTGGATGATCGCGGTGGCGCCGGAGCGCCAGGGCGAGGGGCTCGGCGGCGCACTGATCGAGGCGGTCCTCGACCGCTGCGACCGCGAGGGCCGGGCCGCCTACCTGGAGGCGAGCAACGCCCGCAGCCGCGCGCTGTACGAACGGCTCGGCTTCGCGCTCGCGGGACACCCCCTCGACCTGCCGGACGGTCCGCGGATGTGGCCGATGTGGCGCGAGCCGCGTCCGGGGCGAGGGATCCGGACCGGGCCCCGGACCGAGGCCTGA
- a CDS encoding 1-aminocyclopropane-1-carboxylate deaminase/D-cysteine desulfhydrase, with product MRPRVPSPLREVVDGRFARHGVRLVLKRDDLIHPELIGNKWRKLAPNLEAAAGRTLVTFGGAYSNHLRATAAAGRLLGLPTLGVVRGQELAHRPLNPSLARCAADGMRLHFVDRSTYRHKTDPRTLAGILRATGTEDAYVVPEGGSNTLAVRGCRALGEELRDHGGIDVAALACGTGGTLAGLAAGLAPGQRALGVPVLRGGFLDAGTEALQTAAFGSRRGAWSLDDRFHFGGYARTTAELDAFAEDFEQRHGLPVERLYVAKMLYGLVALAEEGAFPRGTTVAAVITGAPFPAAETGPQAASR from the coding sequence CTGCGGCCGCGTGTCCCGTCGCCGCTGCGGGAGGTCGTGGACGGGCGGTTCGCCCGTCATGGCGTCCGGCTGGTGCTGAAGCGGGACGATCTGATCCACCCGGAGCTGATCGGCAACAAGTGGCGCAAGCTGGCGCCGAACCTCGAAGCGGCGGCGGGCCGCACCCTGGTCACCTTCGGCGGGGCGTACTCGAACCATCTGCGCGCCACCGCCGCCGCGGGCCGCCTGCTGGGCCTGCCCACCCTCGGCGTGGTCCGCGGCCAGGAGCTGGCGCACCGCCCCCTCAACCCCTCGCTGGCCCGCTGCGCGGCCGACGGCATGCGCCTTCACTTCGTCGACAGATCGACCTACCGCCACAAGACGGACCCGCGGACACTGGCCGGGATCCTGCGCGCGACGGGTACCGAGGACGCGTACGTGGTGCCCGAGGGCGGCAGCAACACCCTCGCCGTACGCGGCTGCCGGGCGCTCGGCGAGGAACTGCGGGACCACGGAGGTATCGACGTGGCCGCCCTCGCGTGCGGCACCGGCGGCACCCTCGCCGGGCTGGCCGCTGGCCTCGCCCCCGGTCAGCGCGCTCTCGGCGTCCCGGTCCTGCGGGGCGGCTTCCTCGACGCCGGGACGGAGGCCCTGCAGACGGCCGCGTTCGGTTCCCGGCGCGGCGCCTGGTCCCTGGACGACCGCTTCCACTTCGGCGGCTACGCCCGTACCACCGCCGAACTCGACGCCTTCGCCGAGGACTTCGAGCAGCGCCACGGGCTGCCCGTGGAACGTCTCTATGTCGCCAAGATGCTCTACGGACTTGTCGCCCTCGCGGAGGAGGGCGCGTTCCCGCGCGGCACGACGGTGGCGGCGGTGATCACCGGGGCGCCGTTCCCCGCGGCGGAGACCGGACCTCAGGCGGCCTCCCGGTAG
- a CDS encoding DUF952 domain-containing protein: MRGTTEVEDLLRRHAPQVLGALVRRYGHFDAAEDATQEALLAAAAQWPAKGVPDNPRGWLIKVASRRLVDTLRAEEARRLREEKAAALAPRDTFTAPPPGADRAPSEDDTLSLLFLCCHPDLTQSAQIALTLRAVGGLTTAEIARAYLVPEATMAQRISRAKQRIRGVGFGRPDHWEERLPAVLHTLYLIFNEGYTATSGTALQRVELAGEAIRLTRTVHRLLPEDGEVAGLLALMLLTDARRAARTGPHGELVPLDEQDRGRWDRAAIGEGVALVTKALARGPAGPYRLRAAIAAVHDEAASPRETDWTEILGLYDVLVRRVPGPVERLNRTVAVAMVHGPHAALAELDRLEGPSAAGHRLDAVRGHLLERAGDPAGARSAYASAAGKTLSLPERRYLEARAARLGPSVAPMPEPLLHITERSVWDAARSSGSFEMSTRGRTLREEGFIHCSLRHQLPAVAAMLYGTYAGPDELVVLVVDPERLTAPVRFEAMKPGGEEFPHIYGPIPADAVVDVEVWEQGGAATGRPDTA, translated from the coding sequence TTGCGAGGCACGACCGAGGTCGAGGACCTGCTGCGCCGCCACGCGCCGCAGGTCCTCGGCGCGCTCGTCCGCCGCTACGGGCACTTCGACGCCGCCGAGGACGCCACGCAGGAGGCACTGCTCGCGGCCGCCGCGCAGTGGCCCGCGAAGGGTGTGCCGGACAACCCGCGCGGATGGCTGATCAAGGTCGCCTCGCGGCGGCTCGTGGACACCCTGCGGGCGGAGGAGGCGCGGCGGCTGCGGGAGGAGAAGGCGGCGGCACTGGCACCGAGGGACACGTTCACGGCGCCACCCCCGGGCGCGGACCGCGCCCCGTCCGAGGACGACACGCTCTCCCTCCTCTTCCTGTGCTGCCACCCCGATCTGACGCAGTCCGCGCAGATCGCGCTCACCCTGCGCGCGGTGGGCGGTCTGACGACGGCGGAGATCGCGCGGGCGTATCTCGTGCCCGAGGCGACGATGGCGCAGCGGATCAGCCGGGCCAAGCAGCGGATCCGCGGCGTCGGTTTCGGCCGCCCCGACCACTGGGAGGAACGGCTTCCCGCCGTCCTGCACACCCTCTACCTGATCTTCAACGAGGGCTACACGGCCACCTCCGGCACGGCACTGCAACGCGTCGAACTCGCCGGTGAGGCCATCCGGTTGACGCGCACGGTCCACCGCCTGCTGCCCGAGGACGGCGAGGTGGCCGGCCTGCTCGCGCTGATGCTGCTGACCGACGCCCGGCGCGCCGCGCGGACCGGGCCGCACGGGGAACTCGTTCCCCTCGACGAGCAGGACCGCGGCCGCTGGGACCGCGCGGCGATCGGGGAGGGCGTCGCCCTGGTGACCAAGGCGCTGGCGCGGGGCCCCGCGGGCCCCTACCGGCTCCGGGCCGCCATCGCGGCCGTCCACGACGAGGCGGCCTCGCCCCGGGAGACGGACTGGACCGAGATCCTCGGCCTGTACGACGTCCTCGTCCGCCGGGTCCCCGGCCCCGTCGAGCGCCTCAACCGCACGGTCGCCGTGGCCATGGTGCACGGCCCGCACGCCGCCCTCGCCGAACTCGACCGCCTGGAGGGCCCGTCGGCCGCCGGGCACCGGCTGGACGCGGTCCGCGGACATCTGCTGGAGCGCGCCGGTGATCCGGCAGGAGCGCGGAGCGCCTACGCATCGGCGGCCGGAAAGACCCTCAGCCTCCCCGAACGACGCTACCTGGAGGCGCGAGCGGCCCGGCTGGGCCCTAGCGTTGCCCCCATGCCCGAACCCCTGCTGCACATCACCGAGCGCTCCGTGTGGGACGCGGCCCGCTCCTCCGGTTCCTTCGAGATGTCCACCCGTGGCCGGACCCTCCGGGAAGAGGGCTTCATCCACTGCTCGCTGCGCCACCAACTCCCCGCGGTGGCAGCCATGTTGTACGGCACCTACGCCGGGCCCGACGAGCTCGTGGTGCTGGTCGTCGACCCCGAACGGCTCACGGCGCCGGTCCGCTTCGAGGCGATGAAGCCAGGCGGCGAGGAGTTCCCGCACATCTACGGACCGATCCCGGCGGACGCCGTCGTGGACGTGGAGGTCTGGGAGCAGGGCGGGGCCGCGACCGGCCGACCGGACACGGCCTAG
- a CDS encoding family 2 encapsulin nanocompartment cargo protein polyprenyl transferase: MTTETRQGPAGIPDRRRPAGIPDRRGHGGRPLERQGAPDPPDAQEAAVILERARSWVDPELRRAIDSLPGSMRRIALYHFGWEQADGTPAARNAGKAIRPALVLTAVQALGGQHATAVRAAAAVELIHNFTLLHDDVMDRDTTRRHRPTAWTVFGDADAILAGDALQALAQRLLAEDPHRASSAAAARLAGCVVELCAGQHTDTAMEKLSPHEVTLDECLAMAEAKTGALLGSACAIGGLYAGADAQDVEALDAFGRAAGLAFQLIDDVIGIWGDPARTGKPAGADLAVRKKSLPVVAALTSGTPAAAELAELYAAPYREGELERTVLAVERAGGRDWAQAEAADRMSRAMHELSRAVPDPEAAGGLLALAEFVTRRSN, translated from the coding sequence ATGACGACGGAGACGCGGCAGGGTCCGGCCGGAATTCCCGACAGGCGGCGTCCGGCCGGCATCCCGGACCGGCGAGGTCACGGCGGGAGACCCCTGGAACGGCAGGGCGCCCCGGACCCGCCCGACGCGCAGGAGGCCGCGGTCATCCTGGAGCGGGCGCGGTCGTGGGTCGACCCCGAACTGCGCCGGGCCATCGACTCGTTGCCGGGTTCGATGCGCCGGATCGCGCTGTACCACTTCGGCTGGGAGCAGGCGGACGGCACCCCGGCGGCGCGGAACGCGGGCAAGGCCATCCGGCCCGCGCTCGTGCTCACCGCGGTGCAGGCGCTCGGCGGGCAGCACGCGACGGCCGTACGGGCGGCCGCCGCGGTGGAGCTGATCCACAACTTCACTCTGCTGCACGACGACGTGATGGACCGGGACACCACCCGAAGACACCGTCCCACCGCGTGGACCGTGTTCGGCGACGCCGACGCGATCCTCGCCGGGGACGCCCTGCAGGCACTGGCCCAGCGACTGCTCGCCGAGGACCCGCACCGCGCGTCCTCGGCGGCCGCCGCGCGGCTCGCCGGCTGCGTCGTCGAACTGTGCGCCGGACAGCACACGGACACGGCCATGGAGAAGCTCAGCCCGCACGAGGTCACCCTCGACGAGTGCCTCGCCATGGCCGAGGCGAAGACGGGCGCGCTGCTCGGCAGCGCCTGCGCCATCGGCGGGCTGTACGCGGGAGCGGACGCCCAGGACGTCGAGGCGCTCGACGCGTTCGGCCGGGCGGCCGGGCTCGCCTTCCAGCTCATCGACGATGTGATCGGGATCTGGGGCGACCCGGCCCGCACCGGCAAACCGGCCGGGGCGGACCTCGCCGTCCGCAAGAAGTCGCTGCCCGTGGTCGCCGCGCTCACCTCGGGCACCCCGGCGGCCGCGGAGCTGGCCGAACTGTACGCGGCGCCGTACCGGGAAGGGGAGTTGGAGCGCACGGTGCTGGCCGTCGAGCGGGCGGGCGGTCGCGACTGGGCACAGGCCGAGGCGGCCGACCGGATGTCCCGCGCGATGCACGAACTGTCCCGCGCGGTACCCGATCCAGAGGCGGCGGGCGGCCTGCTCGCGCTGGCCGAGTTCGTCACCCGCCGAAGCAACTGA
- a CDS encoding helix-turn-helix transcriptional regulator: MNREYAEPWDMATLARTALMSPGHFQRSFREAFGETPYTYLMTRRIERAKALLRGGDLTVTEVCFAVGCTSLGSFSSRFTELVGETPSAYRARPHDHGAPIPSCVTRRLTRPARHRNPEAEPGTRL; the protein is encoded by the coding sequence ATGAACCGCGAGTACGCGGAGCCGTGGGACATGGCCACGCTCGCGCGCACCGCGCTGATGTCGCCCGGCCATTTCCAGCGGAGCTTCAGGGAGGCGTTCGGCGAGACGCCGTACACCTATCTGATGACCCGCCGGATCGAACGCGCGAAGGCTCTCCTGCGGGGCGGCGACTTGACGGTGACCGAGGTGTGCTTCGCGGTCGGCTGCACCTCGCTCGGTTCGTTCAGCTCACGGTTCACGGAGCTGGTGGGTGAGACCCCGAGCGCGTACCGGGCCCGCCCGCACGACCACGGTGCCCCGATCCCGTCCTGCGTGACCCGCCGCCTGACCCGTCCGGCCCGCCACCGCAATCCGGAGGCGGAGCCCGGCACACGTCTCTAG
- a CDS encoding family 2B encapsulin nanocompartment shell protein gives MSVGEEVRAEQNRPQQSLGTSAARNLATTTKSAPQMQEISSRWLLRMLPWVNVQGGTYRVNRRLSYSVGDGRVTFVKTGDRVQVIPAELGELSVLRSYEDHDVLGELAQRCQQREFAPGEVLASFGSRAEEVFLLAHGKVEKIGTGPYGGDAVLGVLADGAYFGEQALIDPEAIWEYTARAVTAVTVLALPRQDLEQVAERAESLSAHLQELRAIPSQRTNKYGEKEIDLAAGHTGEQDIPGTFVDYDASPREYELSIAQTVLRLHTRVADLYNQPMNQTEQQLRLTVEALKERQEHELINNREFGMLNNCEYDQRLQPHDGVPSPDDMDELLSRRRGTKLFLAHPRAISAFGRELNKRGLVPESIEVAGNRIPTWRGVPIFPCNKIPVSDARTTSIIAMRTGEAEQGVVGLQQAGIPDEIEPSLSVRFMGINEQAIISYLVTAYYSAAVLVPDALGILENVEIGRWR, from the coding sequence ATGTCGGTAGGCGAAGAGGTCCGCGCGGAGCAGAACCGTCCGCAGCAGAGTCTCGGCACATCAGCCGCGCGGAACCTGGCCACCACCACCAAGTCCGCGCCACAGATGCAGGAGATCAGCTCGCGGTGGCTGCTGCGCATGCTTCCGTGGGTGAACGTGCAAGGTGGCACGTACCGCGTGAACCGGCGGCTCAGCTACTCCGTGGGCGACGGCCGGGTGACGTTCGTCAAGACCGGCGACCGCGTCCAGGTCATCCCCGCGGAGCTCGGGGAACTGTCCGTGCTGCGGTCGTACGAGGATCACGACGTGCTGGGCGAACTCGCCCAGCGGTGCCAGCAGCGGGAGTTCGCCCCGGGAGAGGTGCTGGCCTCCTTCGGCAGCCGGGCCGAGGAGGTGTTCCTGCTGGCGCACGGCAAGGTCGAGAAGATCGGTACCGGTCCCTACGGGGGCGACGCGGTGCTCGGTGTCCTCGCCGACGGCGCGTACTTCGGGGAGCAGGCGCTCATCGACCCGGAGGCCATCTGGGAGTACACGGCCCGCGCGGTGACAGCGGTCACCGTGCTTGCGCTGCCCCGCCAGGACCTCGAACAGGTGGCGGAGCGCGCCGAGTCCCTGAGCGCCCATCTGCAGGAACTGCGCGCGATTCCGTCGCAGCGCACCAACAAGTACGGCGAGAAGGAGATCGACCTCGCGGCCGGCCACACCGGGGAGCAGGACATCCCGGGCACCTTCGTGGACTACGACGCCAGCCCGCGCGAGTACGAACTGAGCATCGCCCAGACCGTCCTGCGCCTGCACACGCGCGTGGCCGACCTCTACAACCAGCCGATGAACCAGACCGAGCAGCAGTTGCGGCTCACCGTGGAGGCGCTGAAGGAGCGCCAGGAGCACGAGCTCATCAACAACCGCGAGTTCGGCATGCTGAACAACTGCGAGTACGACCAGCGGCTCCAGCCGCACGACGGCGTACCGAGCCCCGACGACATGGACGAGCTGCTCAGCCGTCGGCGCGGAACCAAGCTGTTCCTCGCCCACCCGCGCGCGATCTCCGCGTTCGGCCGCGAGCTGAACAAGCGCGGACTCGTCCCCGAGAGCATCGAGGTGGCGGGCAACCGCATCCCGACCTGGCGCGGGGTGCCGATCTTCCCGTGCAACAAGATCCCGGTCAGCGACGCCCGTACGACCTCGATCATCGCCATGCGCACCGGCGAGGCCGAGCAGGGAGTGGTCGGGCTCCAGCAGGCGGGCATCCCGGACGAGATCGAGCCGAGCCTGTCGGTGCGCTTCATGGGAATCAACGAACAGGCGATCATCTCCTACCTGGTGACGGCGTACTACTCGGCCGCGGTGCTCGTGCCGGACGCCCTCGGCATCCTGGAGAACGTCGAGATCGGCCGGTGGCGGTGA